Proteins co-encoded in one Polynucleobacter sp. MG-6-Vaara-E2 genomic window:
- a CDS encoding phosphoribosylaminoimidazolesuccinocarboxamide synthase → MPALYATSIKSLPLLSKGKVRDVYALGDDKLLMITTDRLSAFDVVMGEPIPEKGIVLNQMANFWFDKLGKVIPNHLTGIDPATVVPIDEVEQVKGRAVVAKRLKPILVEAVVRGYLAGSGWKDYQETGKVCGIALPAGLENAQKLPEPIFTPAAKAEVGEHDENISFEKVIELIGEKLANQIREVSIRLYKEASEYAATRGIIIADTKFEFGLDDAGQLVLMDEILTADSSRFWPAETYYVGSNPPSYDKQFVRDWLETAQVNGKLWPKTAPAPELPADVIEKTAQKYREALTRLTQG, encoded by the coding sequence ATGCCAGCTCTCTACGCAACTTCTATTAAGTCACTGCCTTTGCTCTCTAAAGGTAAGGTACGTGATGTGTATGCATTAGGTGATGACAAGCTTTTGATGATTACAACGGATCGCTTATCTGCATTTGACGTTGTGATGGGTGAGCCTATTCCAGAAAAAGGTATTGTTCTCAATCAAATGGCGAACTTCTGGTTCGATAAATTGGGCAAGGTAATCCCAAACCATTTGACTGGAATTGATCCAGCCACTGTTGTTCCTATCGATGAAGTGGAGCAGGTTAAAGGACGCGCAGTAGTGGCAAAGCGGTTAAAGCCAATTCTGGTTGAAGCAGTTGTGCGCGGCTATTTGGCTGGCAGCGGTTGGAAAGACTATCAAGAAACTGGCAAGGTATGTGGTATCGCATTACCTGCGGGACTAGAGAATGCGCAAAAGTTACCAGAGCCGATTTTTACTCCAGCTGCTAAAGCGGAAGTTGGCGAGCACGATGAAAATATCTCGTTTGAAAAAGTGATTGAGCTTATTGGTGAGAAGCTCGCAAATCAAATTCGTGAAGTGAGTATTCGTCTTTATAAAGAAGCTTCTGAATATGCAGCTACTCGCGGAATCATTATTGCGGATACCAAGTTTGAGTTCGGCTTGGATGATGCTGGTCAATTGGTCTTAATGGATGAGATCCTGACGGCTGATTCTTCCCGTTTCTGGCCTGCAGAAACCTATTATGTTGGCTCAAATCCACCGTCTTACGATAAGCAATTTGTCCGTGATTGGCTAGAAACCGCTCAAGTGAACGGTAAGTTATGGCCTAAGACAGCCCCTGCACCCGAGTTGCCTGCTGACGTTATTGAAAAGACCGCCCAAAAGTACCGTGAGGCCCTAACTCGCTTAACTCAGGGATAA
- the fba gene encoding class II fructose-bisphosphate aldolase (catalyzes the reversible aldol condensation of dihydroxyacetonephosphate and glyceraldehyde 3-phosphate in the Calvin cycle, glycolysis, and/or gluconeogenesis) has product MALVSLRQLLDHAAENGYGLPAFNVNNLEQVTAIMEAANEADSPVIMQASAGARKYAGEAFLRHLISAAVEAYPHIPVVMHQDHGQSPAVCMAAIKSGFTSVMMDGSLEADGKSVASYEYNVDVSREVVKFSHSIGVTVEAELGVLGSLETMKGDKEDGHGADGTMTREQLLTDVEQAADFVKATQCDALAIAIGTSHGAYKFTKKPTGDILAIDRIKEIHARIPNTHLVMHGSSSVPQELLAEIREFGGDMKETYGVPVEEIQEGIKNGVRKINIDTDIRLAMTGAIRRYMFENPSKFDPRDYLKPAREAAKKVCIARFQAFGSAGQASKIKPIPLEKMAELYKSGKLAQIVK; this is encoded by the coding sequence ATGGCTTTAGTATCTTTACGACAACTCTTGGATCATGCGGCCGAAAATGGCTATGGTTTACCGGCTTTTAACGTCAACAACTTGGAGCAAGTGACTGCGATCATGGAGGCGGCTAATGAGGCTGATTCCCCAGTGATCATGCAAGCATCTGCTGGCGCACGTAAATATGCTGGAGAAGCATTCTTACGTCATTTAATTTCTGCTGCAGTTGAGGCCTACCCTCATATCCCAGTCGTGATGCACCAAGACCATGGTCAAAGCCCGGCGGTTTGCATGGCTGCAATCAAGAGCGGTTTTACTAGCGTCATGATGGACGGTTCATTGGAGGCCGATGGAAAGTCTGTTGCCAGTTACGAGTACAACGTAGATGTATCGAGAGAGGTAGTGAAGTTCTCTCATTCCATCGGAGTGACAGTAGAGGCAGAGCTTGGCGTATTGGGTTCATTAGAAACGATGAAAGGTGATAAAGAAGATGGTCATGGTGCAGATGGCACGATGACCCGTGAACAGTTACTGACTGATGTAGAGCAAGCCGCTGATTTTGTAAAAGCGACTCAGTGTGATGCTTTGGCAATTGCAATTGGCACTAGTCATGGCGCATATAAGTTCACCAAAAAGCCAACTGGCGATATTTTGGCAATCGATCGCATTAAAGAAATTCATGCGCGTATTCCGAATACACATCTCGTAATGCATGGTTCCTCTAGTGTTCCACAAGAACTGCTTGCAGAGATTCGTGAGTTCGGTGGCGACATGAAAGAGACTTATGGTGTTCCTGTTGAAGAAATTCAAGAGGGCATCAAGAATGGCGTTCGCAAAATCAATATTGATACTGATATTCGCTTGGCAATGACAGGCGCCATCCGCCGTTATATGTTCGAGAATCCAAGTAAATTTGACCCACGAGATTATTTGAAGCCGGCTCGTGAAGCCGCTAAGAAAGTCTGCATTGCACGCTTCCAAGCATTTGGTTCTGCCGGTCAAGCTTCCAAAATTAAGCCTATCCCATTAGAAAAAATGGCAGAGCTATACAAGAGCGGCAAGTTAGCTCAGATTGTGAAGTGA
- a CDS encoding L-threonylcarbamoyladenylate synthase: MSSDSTPLQSSAVIDEAVQTLRDGGLVAFPTETVYGLGADAKNPEAIKKVFATKGRPSNHPLIVHLAAPDRFDQTQVDWAPVLVPWVRDLSEDALKLINAFWPGPLTLVFKKDKSVLSEITGGQDTVAIRAPAHPMAQELLRKFRSGVVAPSANRFGKVSPTSAADVRHEFEGELGLMVLDGGDCEVGIESTIIDLSSSDHPVLLRPGLITPKEILAKTGIKVYQAGEQFKTGDSLPRVSGSLKAHYAPTTPLRLYAPGRVLDALSEFPDTKSRVAVAVWDFESSLGDDGHPSVHFEEVEVPSDSGTFASRLYRSLRDLDQQGWDLILFPEPPVGEEWDGVRDRLQRACFGSGPSSSNHDSN; the protein is encoded by the coding sequence ATGTCCAGCGATAGTACGCCACTGCAATCATCGGCAGTGATCGATGAAGCAGTGCAAACCTTGCGCGATGGTGGCTTAGTTGCTTTCCCAACGGAGACGGTCTACGGCTTAGGTGCCGATGCAAAAAATCCTGAGGCTATTAAGAAGGTCTTCGCTACCAAAGGTAGACCATCTAACCATCCTTTGATTGTGCACTTAGCAGCACCGGATAGATTTGATCAAACTCAGGTGGATTGGGCTCCAGTGCTGGTGCCATGGGTCAGAGATCTCTCTGAGGATGCTTTAAAGCTAATCAATGCATTTTGGCCTGGCCCTTTAACCTTGGTTTTCAAAAAAGACAAGAGTGTCTTAAGTGAGATTACTGGCGGCCAAGATACTGTCGCGATTCGTGCTCCAGCACACCCAATGGCTCAGGAGTTATTAAGAAAATTTAGGAGTGGAGTAGTTGCGCCTTCGGCCAATCGTTTTGGCAAAGTATCTCCTACTAGCGCAGCAGATGTTCGTCATGAGTTTGAAGGTGAGCTTGGATTAATGGTTTTAGATGGTGGTGACTGCGAGGTGGGTATTGAGTCGACCATCATTGATTTATCCAGTAGCGATCACCCAGTATTGCTTCGCCCAGGATTAATTACTCCCAAAGAGATTTTGGCTAAAACAGGAATTAAAGTTTATCAAGCAGGCGAACAATTTAAGACTGGAGATAGCCTGCCTAGAGTATCGGGAAGTCTAAAAGCGCATTACGCACCAACAACCCCTTTACGTCTATATGCACCTGGAAGAGTCTTGGATGCACTTAGTGAGTTCCCGGATACAAAGTCTAGGGTTGCTGTAGCAGTTTGGGATTTTGAATCTTCTTTAGGTGATGATGGTCATCCATCTGTTCACTTCGAGGAAGTTGAAGTGCCTAGTGATAGCGGAACTTTTGCTAGTCGCCTTTATCGTTCTTTGAGAGACTTAGATCAACAAGGTTGGGACCTCATTTTATTTCCTGAGCCGCCAGTAGGCGAGGAGTGGGATGGGGTAAGAGATCGACTTCAGCGCGCCTGTTTTGGTTCAGGGCCATCCTCAAGTAACCACGATAGTAATTGA
- a CDS encoding 5-(carboxyamino)imidazole ribonucleotide synthase: MADHMEPILPGSYLGILGGGQLGRMFTQAAQAMGYKVCVLDPGSDSPAGSIAEKFIQADYTDSAALKEMASLCASVSTEFENVPAQALDELESLGVFVAPRSSCVSLAQNRIAEKNFLATWKSETNIGPAPNFVIEHDADIAHTPADLFPGILKTARMGYDGKGQITVPTAEDLPAAWVELGKVPCVLEKRMELDFEVSALVVRGYDDAVVAYPVSQNIHRDGILHTSTVPAPSLKPAQEKKIIDAAKALIRKIDYVGVLCVEFFVLKNGDIVANEIAPRPHNSGHYTMDACVSSQFEQQVRAMARLPLGDTRQLAPVSMLNLLGDLWYEGSEDQVKEPAWNKVLAHPDAKLHLYGKSAPRIGRKMGHINCLGEALNEARQNCAAVATELGIEP, from the coding sequence ATGGCAGATCATATGGAACCCATCTTACCGGGTTCGTATTTGGGAATTTTGGGCGGTGGTCAATTAGGGCGGATGTTTACTCAGGCGGCCCAAGCCATGGGCTACAAAGTTTGTGTGTTAGATCCAGGGTCCGATAGTCCCGCGGGCTCAATTGCTGAAAAGTTTATTCAAGCTGATTACACAGATTCTGCTGCCTTAAAAGAGATGGCCTCACTCTGTGCATCAGTGAGCACTGAGTTTGAAAATGTTCCAGCGCAAGCTTTGGATGAGCTTGAGTCATTGGGAGTGTTTGTTGCCCCCCGGAGTAGTTGTGTTTCTTTGGCGCAAAATCGTATCGCTGAGAAAAATTTCTTAGCAACCTGGAAATCTGAAACTAATATTGGCCCGGCTCCTAATTTCGTAATTGAGCATGATGCTGATATTGCGCATACCCCAGCAGATCTTTTTCCTGGAATTCTGAAGACGGCCCGCATGGGTTATGACGGTAAGGGTCAGATTACTGTGCCTACGGCTGAAGACCTTCCTGCCGCTTGGGTGGAGTTAGGCAAGGTACCCTGTGTGCTGGAAAAGCGCATGGAGTTGGACTTTGAAGTATCTGCTTTGGTAGTGCGCGGCTACGATGATGCTGTGGTTGCCTACCCTGTTTCTCAAAACATTCATCGTGATGGTATTTTGCATACCTCTACAGTTCCTGCACCATCACTCAAGCCTGCCCAAGAGAAAAAGATTATTGATGCTGCGAAGGCACTCATTCGAAAAATTGATTATGTAGGTGTGCTTTGTGTTGAATTCTTTGTTCTAAAGAATGGCGATATTGTTGCAAATGAAATTGCCCCTCGTCCTCATAACTCTGGACACTATACGATGGACGCCTGTGTCAGTAGCCAGTTTGAGCAGCAAGTAAGAGCGATGGCACGTTTGCCTCTGGGAGATACCCGTCAGTTAGCTCCCGTGTCTATGTTGAACTTATTGGGTGATCTTTGGTATGAGGGTAGTGAAGATCAAGTTAAAGAGCCCGCTTGGAATAAAGTGCTCGCTCATCCTGATGCGAAATTGCATCTCTACGGCAAGTCAGCCCCTCGTATTGGCAGAAAGATGGGCCATATTAATTGCTTGGGTGAGGCTCTCAATGAAGCGCGTCAGAACTGCGCAGCTGTCGCCACTGAATTAGGTATCGAGCCCTAG
- the purE gene encoding 5-(carboxyamino)imidazole ribonucleotide mutase, with product MSKKPIVGIVMGSNSDWDTMQHAAQMLEQFGIAHEAKVLSAHRMPDDMFQYAENAQKNGLQAIIAGAGGAAHLPGMLASKTIVPVYGVPVASKYLRGEDSLYSIVQMPKGIPVATFAIGEAGAANAALHVIAGLALHDADLAKRLEEFRAKQSDTARSMNLPGY from the coding sequence ATGAGCAAGAAGCCAATAGTCGGAATAGTGATGGGTTCCAATTCAGATTGGGACACTATGCAGCACGCTGCTCAGATGCTCGAGCAATTTGGTATTGCTCACGAAGCGAAAGTCCTCTCTGCGCACCGCATGCCTGATGATATGTTTCAGTATGCTGAAAATGCTCAGAAAAATGGCTTGCAAGCAATTATTGCTGGTGCAGGCGGCGCTGCTCACTTGCCGGGCATGCTAGCTTCCAAAACTATTGTTCCGGTTTACGGTGTTCCAGTTGCAAGTAAATATTTGCGTGGAGAAGATTCTTTATATTCCATCGTACAGATGCCTAAAGGTATCCCCGTCGCTACTTTTGCAATTGGTGAGGCGGGCGCAGCAAATGCCGCATTACATGTGATTGCAGGCTTAGCTTTGCATGATGCTGATTTAGCTAAGCGTTTAGAAGAGTTTCGTGCGAAGCAGTCTGATACTGCACGCTCAATGAATCTGCCGGGATATTAA